From a region of the Heliangelus exortis chromosome 19, bHelExo1.hap1, whole genome shotgun sequence genome:
- the ARL6IP4 gene encoding ADP-ribosylation factor-like protein 6-interacting protein 4, whose protein sequence is MAQGESGKRSRSRSKTKSGSREERKEKKRRKSSKDSHWDSSSPPRKRASSSHRHKSSSAAAGEEKKKERKDKKKRKASSSSSETSSSSSSSSSSSSSSSSSGDSSDSDSKRRRSRHGKKKRLKGKDKRKKKKKRIKKTKKKSKEKAKEEKAKEDVMPGPSLEQWQKESLVDSGPVLTDEQKSRIQAMKPMTKEEWDARQSVIRKVVDPETGRTRLIKGDGEVLEEIVSKERHKEINKQATRGDGLAFQVRTGMLQ, encoded by the exons ATGGCACAGGGAGAGTCTGGGAAGCGATCGCGGAGCAGGAGCAAAACCAAatctgggagcagagaggagaggaaggagaagaaaagaaggaaaagcagcaaggattcacactgggacagcagctctcctcccagGAAGCGAGCCTCAAGCTCACACAGACACAAatccagctcagcagcagctggagaag aaaagaagaaggaaagaaaggacaaaaagaagaggaaggcaaGTTCCTCTTCTTCTGAGACATCTtcatccagcagctcctcctcctcttcctcttcctccagctcctcctctggtGACTCCAGTGACAGCGACTCCAAAAGGAGGAGGAGTCGGCACGGCAAGAAAAAGCGACTGAAAGGGAaggacaagaggaagaaaaagaagaagagaataaagaaaacaaaaaagaaatcaaaggaaaagGCTAAGGAGGAGAAAGCCAAGGAGGATGTGATGCCTGGCCCCTCCCTGGAGCAGTGGCAGAAGGAATCTCTGGTGGACTCTGGGCCAG TTTTGACAGATGAACAAAAATCCCGAATCCAGGCCATGAAGCCAATGACCAAGGAGGAATGGGATGCAAGGCAGAGTGTCATAAGGAAAGTTGTGGATCCTGAAACAGGGAGAACCAG GCTCATtaaaggagatggagaagtCCTGGAGGAGATTGTCAGCAAGGAGAGACACAAGGAGATCAACAAG CAAGCCACCCGTGGGGATGGGCTGGCCTTCCAGGTGAGGACAGGGATGCTGCAGTGA
- the OGFOD2 gene encoding 2-oxoglutarate and iron-dependent oxygenase domain-containing protein 2, which yields MSAARPFLSCACFFTDNIFLGRYGLHVRYRDEPQLRRDYGRALRDRGCRSEEEFGAVVREVEAEVQRRRELIQHSVARRAIISKCYQPKHPEVHVLQDSFLAPDFLEIVKYCTSPGAHLHGLLSYLESFSDKRIYRLPVFTEEFCRTFVEELEHFEQSEMPKGRPNSMNNYGVLLNELGMDETFITPLREKFLQPITALLYPDLGGSCLDSHKAFVVKYSLQEDLDLSSHYDNAEVTLNVSLGKEFTEGNLYFGDFRQDPTPVPKYIEIQHVGAQGLFHRGGQIHGALPIASGERWNLIVWMRASSIRNQLCPMCNKKPELVAAEGFGDGFTETLEDQEPQPAHPCAL from the exons ATGTCCGCGGCCCGGCCGTTCCTCTCCTGCGCCTGCTTCTTCACCGATAACATCTTCCTGGGCCGCTACGGGCTCCACGTCCGGTACCGGGACGAACCGCAGCTCCGCCGCGACTACGGGCGG GCGCTGCGGGACCGGGGCTGCCGGAGCGAGGAGGAGTTCGGGGCCGTGGTGCGGGAG GTTGAGGCAGAAGTGCAGAGAAGGAGGGAGTTGATTCAGCACTCAGTGGCACGCAGAGCCATCATCTCCAAGTGCTACCAACCAAAGCACCCAGAGGTCCACGTCCTGCAG GATTCATTCCTGGCCCCAGATTTTCTGGAAATTGTGAAGTACTGCACATCACCTGGTGCCCATCTCCATGGCCTACTGAGCTACCTCGAGTCCTtctcag ATAAAAGGATCTACCGGCTCCCAGTGTTCACAGAGGAATTCTGCCGAACCTttgtggaggagctggagcactTCGAGCAGTCTGAGATGCCCAAAGGCAGGCCCAACAGCATGAATAATTATGGG GTTTTGCTCAACGAGCTGGGGATGGATGAAACCTTCATCACACCCCTAAGGGAGAAATTCCTGCAGCccatcacagctctgctgtacCCTGACCTGGGGGGCTCTTGTCTGGACAGCCACAAAGCTTTTGTTGTCAAGTACTCCCTGCAGGAGGATCTGGATCTGAGCTCTCACTATGACAATGCAGAGGTCACCTTGAATGTTTCACTGGGAAAAGAGTTCACAGAAGGCAACCTGTACTTTGGGGATTTCAGACAG GATCCTACCCCAGTGCCAAAGTACATAGAGATCCAGCACGTGGGAGCCCAGGGGTTGTTCCACCGAGGAGGGCAGATCCATGGAGCACTTCCCATTGCCTCTGGGGAACGTTGGAACCTCATTGTTTGGATGAGAGCCTCTTCCATCCGGAACCAGCTCTGCCCCATGTGCAACAAGAAGCctgagctggtggcagcagaaggGTTTGGGGATGGTTTCACAGAAACCCTTGAGGACCAGGAGCCCCAGCCTGCTCATCCCTGTGCCTTGTAG